In one Nicotiana tomentosiformis chromosome 6, ASM39032v3, whole genome shotgun sequence genomic region, the following are encoded:
- the LOC108945763 gene encoding uncharacterized protein isoform X2 — MERDRRWMYDRNYPNRGGLKEEFVEGVKGFIAYAKTLLEFRNEGTIRCPCAKCKCIKLLIPEDVKVHLYRKGFRENYYMWTVHGENYSNLADVDFQNLAGCESSTLFEKNYDNSQMHEMVSNAFGIHPRVQSQQNIDESPNDEAKHFYELLDAASRPLYEGSIHSELSVAVRLLTIKSDWNLSQAAMNAIIGLMGEVSPNINLPGDYYKAKKLVSKIALSSTKIDCCEKGCMLYYKDDAALEACKFCGLSRFKEVTNAKVKKVPIKRMHYLPIIPRLKRLYASMSSAPHMRWHHENRRAPGVLCHPSDGEAWKNFDRMYPDFANEPRNVRLGLCADGFTPFSVSATPYSCWPIFITPYNLPPEMCMTSPYLFQTSIVPGPSNPKSLIDIYLQPLIDELKLLWQEGVETYDISTKQNFKLRAALMWTINDFPAYGMLSGWSTAEKLACPCCMEDTKAFTLKHGGKTTWFDCHRRFLPIDHEFRRNTSAFMKNRTDYDEPPATLSGEKIWERVKNFPKVTESPLLKLPGYGVEHNWTKQSIFWELPYWKHNLLRHNLDVMHIEKNFFDNLFHTIMDDKNKTKDNLKARMDLQEYCRRRELELRQENNRMVKPKAIYSFKMDDKRKICDWVRNLRMLDGYASNLSNCVDMKEGKLMYMKSHDCHIFMESLLPIAFSALPQRLWKLITEISLFYKDLCSNTLREENLVLMESNIHLIINKLAKKFPCGFFNVMEHLPVHLVREARLGGPVQCRWMYLFER, encoded by the coding sequence ATGGAACGAGATCGTAGATGGATGTAtgatagaaattatcctaatcgtggGGGGTTGAAGGAAGAATTTGTAGAAGGTGTTAAAGGATTTATTGCTTATGCAAAAACACTTCTTGAATTCCGTAATGAAGGAACAATTAGATGTCCTTGTGCTAAGTGCAAATGTATAAAGTTATTGATACCGGAGGATGTTAAAGTTCATCTTTACAGAAAGGGGTTTAGAGAAAATTATTATATGTGGACGGTTCATGGAGAGAACTACAGTAATTTAGCTGATGTTGACTTTCAGAATCTTGCTGGTTGTGAGAGTAGTAcattatttgagaaaaattatgATAATTCTCAAATGCATGAAATGGTGTCGAATGCTTTTGGGATACACCCAAGAGTTCAATCCCAACAAAATATTGATGAGTCTCCCAATGATGAGGCAAAGCACTTTTATGAATTATTAGATGCGGCTAGTCGTCCACTCTATGAAGGCTCAATACACTCGGagttgtctgttgcagttagattactaactATCAAATCGGATTGGAATCTTTCTCAAGCGGCCATGAATGCTATAATTGGGCTTATGGGTGAAGTTAGTCCGAACATTAACTTACCCGGTGATTACTATAAGGCTAAGAAGTTAGTTTCCAAGATAGCACTTTCCTCAACaaaaattgattgttgtgaaaAAGGTtgtatgttatattataaagatgatgcggCACTAGAAGCGTGCAAATTTTGTGGATTGTCTCGTTTTAAGGAAGTCACAAATGCCAAAGTAAAGAAAGTTCCAATTAAGAGGATGCATTATTTACCtattatacctaggttaaagagatTGTATGCGTCAATGAGttccgctcctcatatgagatggcaccaCGAAAATAGAAGGGCACCTGGTGTtttgtgtcatccttcagatggagaagcgtGGAAGAATTTTGATAGGATGTATCCTGACTTCGCTAATGAACCAAGAAATGTTAGGTTGGGTTTGTGTGCAGATGGATTCACTCCTTTTTCTGTGTCTGCTACACCATATTCTTGTTGGCCTATTTTTATTACACCGTATAATCTTCCGCCAGAGATGTGTATGACAAGTCCATATTTGTTCCAAACTAGCATAGTTCCGGGTCCAAGTAAtccaaaaagtttgattgatatatatttgcagcctttgattgatgagctaaagtTATTGTGGCAGGAAGGTGTTGAAACATACGACATATCAActaaacaaaattttaaattgcgTGCTGCTTtgatgtggactattaatgactttcctgcgtatggaatgttatCTGGATGGTCGACTGCCGAAAAGTTAGCTTGTCCTTGCTGTATGGAAGACACAAAAgcattcactttgaaacatggaggTAAGACCACATGGTTTGACTGTCACCGTCGGTTTTTGCCAATAGATCATGAGTTCAGGAGAAATACTAGTGCATTTATGAAGAATCGAACTGATTATGATGAGCCACCAGCAACCTTGTCGGGggagaaaatttgggagagggttaaGAATTTTCCTAAGGTAACAGAGTCTCCATTACTTAAATTACCTGGTTATGGTGTTGAGCATAATTGGACTAAACAaagcatattttgggagttaccttATTGGAAGCATAATCTTCTTCGACATAACTtggatgtcatgcatattgaaaaGAACTTTTTTGATAACTTATTTCATACTATAATGGATGACAAAAACAAGACAAAAGATAATTTGAAGGCGAGGATGGACTTACAGGAATACTGTAGGCGAAGAGAATTAGAACTACGACAAGAAAATAACAGGATGGTGAAGCCTAAGGCCATTTATTCATTCAAAATGGATGACAAACGAAAGATCTGTGATTGGGTTCGAAATTTGAGAATGCTCGATGGGTATGCTTCAAACTTATCCAATTGTGTTGACATGAAAGAAGGAAAGTTGATGTATATGAAAAGCCATGATTGTCACATTTTCATGGAATCATTACTTCCTATTGCATTTAGTGCATTGCCTCAGAGATTATGGAAACTCATTACAGAGATAAGCTTATTTTACAAAGACCTATGTTCTAATACATTGAGGGAGGAAAATCTAGTTTTGATGGAAAGTAACATCCATTTAATCATAAACAAACTGGCAAAAAAATTTCCATGTGGGTTTTTCAATGTAATGGAACATCTCCCAGTTCATCTTGTAAgagaggcacgacttggagggcctgttcaatgtaGATGGATGTATCTATTTGAGAGGTAA
- the LOC108945763 gene encoding uncharacterized protein isoform X1, which yields MERDRRWMYDRNYPNRGGLKEEFVEGVKGFIAYAKTLLEFRNEGTIRCPCAKCKCIKLLIPEDVKVHLYRKGFRENYYMWTVHGENYSNLADVDFQNLAGCESSTLFEKNYDNSQMHEMVSNAFGIHPRVQSQQNIDESPNDEAKHFYELLDAASRPLYEGSIHSELSVAVRLLTIKSDWNLSQAAMNAIIGLMGEVSPNINLPGDYYKAKKLVSKIALSSTKIDCCEKGCMLYYKDDAALEACKFCGLSRFKEVTNAKVKKVPIKRMHYLPIIPRLKRLYASMSSAPHMRWHHENRRAPGVLCHPSDGEAWKNFDRMYPDFANEPRNVRLGLCADGFTPFSVSATPYSCWPIFITPYNLPPEMCMTSPYLFQTSIVPGPSNPKSLIDIYLQPLIDELKLLWQEGVETYDISTKQNFKLRAALMWTINDFPAYGMLSGWSTAEKLACPCCMEDTKAFTLKHGGKTTWFDCHRRFLPIDHEFRRNTSAFMKNRTDYDEPPATLSGEKIWERVKNFPKVTESPLLKLPGYGVEHNWTKQSIFWELPYWKHNLLRHNLDVMHIEKNFFDNLFHTIMDDKNKTKDNLKARMDLQEYCRRRELELRQENNRMVKPKAIYSFKMDDKRKICDWVRNLRMLDGYASNLSNCVDMKEGKLMYMKSHDCHIFMESLLPIAFSALPQRLWKLITEISLFYKDLCSNTLREENLVLMESNIHLIINKLAKKFPCGFFNVMEHLPVHLVREARLGGPVQCRWMYLFESFYPPQATKAVVESMCSFYYAPWRFWSDVPSHIRDRMFDEFRIKLIFFFSFQLTIFILTCFICR from the exons ATGGAACGAGATCGTAGATGGATGTAtgatagaaattatcctaatcgtggGGGGTTGAAGGAAGAATTTGTAGAAGGTGTTAAAGGATTTATTGCTTATGCAAAAACACTTCTTGAATTCCGTAATGAAGGAACAATTAGATGTCCTTGTGCTAAGTGCAAATGTATAAAGTTATTGATACCGGAGGATGTTAAAGTTCATCTTTACAGAAAGGGGTTTAGAGAAAATTATTATATGTGGACGGTTCATGGAGAGAACTACAGTAATTTAGCTGATGTTGACTTTCAGAATCTTGCTGGTTGTGAGAGTAGTAcattatttgagaaaaattatgATAATTCTCAAATGCATGAAATGGTGTCGAATGCTTTTGGGATACACCCAAGAGTTCAATCCCAACAAAATATTGATGAGTCTCCCAATGATGAGGCAAAGCACTTTTATGAATTATTAGATGCGGCTAGTCGTCCACTCTATGAAGGCTCAATACACTCGGagttgtctgttgcagttagattactaactATCAAATCGGATTGGAATCTTTCTCAAGCGGCCATGAATGCTATAATTGGGCTTATGGGTGAAGTTAGTCCGAACATTAACTTACCCGGTGATTACTATAAGGCTAAGAAGTTAGTTTCCAAGATAGCACTTTCCTCAACaaaaattgattgttgtgaaaAAGGTtgtatgttatattataaagatgatgcggCACTAGAAGCGTGCAAATTTTGTGGATTGTCTCGTTTTAAGGAAGTCACAAATGCCAAAGTAAAGAAAGTTCCAATTAAGAGGATGCATTATTTACCtattatacctaggttaaagagatTGTATGCGTCAATGAGttccgctcctcatatgagatggcaccaCGAAAATAGAAGGGCACCTGGTGTtttgtgtcatccttcagatggagaagcgtGGAAGAATTTTGATAGGATGTATCCTGACTTCGCTAATGAACCAAGAAATGTTAGGTTGGGTTTGTGTGCAGATGGATTCACTCCTTTTTCTGTGTCTGCTACACCATATTCTTGTTGGCCTATTTTTATTACACCGTATAATCTTCCGCCAGAGATGTGTATGACAAGTCCATATTTGTTCCAAACTAGCATAGTTCCGGGTCCAAGTAAtccaaaaagtttgattgatatatatttgcagcctttgattgatgagctaaagtTATTGTGGCAGGAAGGTGTTGAAACATACGACATATCAActaaacaaaattttaaattgcgTGCTGCTTtgatgtggactattaatgactttcctgcgtatggaatgttatCTGGATGGTCGACTGCCGAAAAGTTAGCTTGTCCTTGCTGTATGGAAGACACAAAAgcattcactttgaaacatggaggTAAGACCACATGGTTTGACTGTCACCGTCGGTTTTTGCCAATAGATCATGAGTTCAGGAGAAATACTAGTGCATTTATGAAGAATCGAACTGATTATGATGAGCCACCAGCAACCTTGTCGGGggagaaaatttgggagagggttaaGAATTTTCCTAAGGTAACAGAGTCTCCATTACTTAAATTACCTGGTTATGGTGTTGAGCATAATTGGACTAAACAaagcatattttgggagttaccttATTGGAAGCATAATCTTCTTCGACATAACTtggatgtcatgcatattgaaaaGAACTTTTTTGATAACTTATTTCATACTATAATGGATGACAAAAACAAGACAAAAGATAATTTGAAGGCGAGGATGGACTTACAGGAATACTGTAGGCGAAGAGAATTAGAACTACGACAAGAAAATAACAGGATGGTGAAGCCTAAGGCCATTTATTCATTCAAAATGGATGACAAACGAAAGATCTGTGATTGGGTTCGAAATTTGAGAATGCTCGATGGGTATGCTTCAAACTTATCCAATTGTGTTGACATGAAAGAAGGAAAGTTGATGTATATGAAAAGCCATGATTGTCACATTTTCATGGAATCATTACTTCCTATTGCATTTAGTGCATTGCCTCAGAGATTATGGAAACTCATTACAGAGATAAGCTTATTTTACAAAGACCTATGTTCTAATACATTGAGGGAGGAAAATCTAGTTTTGATGGAAAGTAACATCCATTTAATCATAAACAAACTGGCAAAAAAATTTCCATGTGGGTTTTTCAATGTAATGGAACATCTCCCAGTTCATCTTGTAAgagaggcacgacttggagggcctgttcaatgtaGATGGATGTATCTATTTGAGAG CTTTTATCCTCCCCAGGCTACGAAAGCCGTAGTTGAATCGATGTGTTCATTTTATTACGCACCATGGAGGTTTTGGTCCGATGTTCCAAGTCACATTAGGGACAGAATGTTTGATGAATTTAGGATAAAATTAatctttttctttagttttcAACTCACTATATTCATTCTAACGTGTTTTATTTGCAGATGA
- the LOC104099713 gene encoding zinc finger protein CONSTANS-LIKE 9-like, whose translation MGYICEFCGEQRSIVYCRSDAACLCLSCDRNVHSANALSERHSRTLICERCNSQPAVVRCIEEKTSLCQNCDWSGHASSSSSGSTHMRQALSSYTGCPSAAELSNSWSFLLDDPSIGASCEQRMGTMSIKDNRPRDGQSPQGKENSQNMRAAVEVNDMDISEKSNLLVESSTPTLDNKQHNVEPPIRSSNSAMSKGGYMGAKGSSLFEEDPYCDNLIMDAVDLSIENYEELFGASLNYPDELFENENFDDLFGMKDIKSADSNCRGANAAEGSSIARVNTVQPTCSNAESADSAMSCKTDSILYFARQSSLSFSNQTGESTAGDHQDCGVSPMLVMGEPPPWGPPCPEPSSPSTSRSNAVLRYKEKKKTRKFDKRVRYVSRKARADVRRRVKGRFVKAGDAYDYDPLPTRSY comes from the exons ATGGGTTATATATGTGAATTCTGTGGAGAGCAACGGTCGATTGTATATTGTCGGTCTGATGCAGCGTGCTTATGTTTGTCGTGTGATCGAAATGTCCATTCCGCAAATGCCCTTTCAGAACGTCATTCGAGGACACTTATATGTGAAAGGTGTAATTCACAACCAGCTGTTGTTAGGTGCATTGAGGAGAAAACGTCGCTTTGTCAGAACTGTGATTGGTCAGGTCATGCTAGTAGTTCCAGTTCAGGTTCTACGCACATGAGGCAAGCGCTTAGTAGTTACACGGGGTGTCCTTCCGCTGCCGAACTTTCCAATAGCTGGTCATTTCTCTTAGATGACCCTTCAATTGGTGCTAGCTGTGAACAGAGAATGGGTACAATGAGCATCAAGGATAACCGCCCGAGAGATGGTCAAAGTCCTCAAGGGaaggaaaactcacaaaatatgcgCGCTGCAGTCGAAGTGAATGACATGGATATTTCAGAAAAATCAAATCTTTTGGTGGAATCATCTACGCCTACTCTTGACAACAAGCAGCATAATGTAGAACCGCCTATTAGATCCTCGAATTCTGCTATGTCAAAG GGCGGCTATATGGGAGCAAAAGGCTCTAGCTTATTTGAGGAGGATCCTTACTGTGACAATCTCATTATGGATGCGGTGGACTTGAGTATTGAGAATTATGAAGAGCTATTTGGTGCTTCTCTTAATTATCCAGATGAACTATTTGAGAATGAAAACTTTGATGATTTATTTGGGATGAAGGACATAAAAAGTGCCGACTCCAACTGCCGAGGTGCCAATGCTGCCGAG GGATCATCAATTGCACGGGTGAACACGGTGCAGCCAACATGTAGCAATGCAGAATCTGCAGATTCTGCGATGAGCTGCAAGACGGATTCTATCCTTTACTTTGCTAGACAATCTAGCCTTTCATTTTCCAACCAAACTGGAGAGAGCACCGCCGGAGATCACCAAGACTGTGGAGTCTCCCCAATGCTCGTAATGGGAGAGCCGCCACCATGGGGTCCTCCTTGTCCTGAACCTTCATCGCCATCAACTAGCAGGAGCAATGCTGTGTTGCGCTAcaaggaaaagaagaaaacaaggaa ATTTGACAAGCGAGTGAGATATGTTTCACGCAAGGCAAGAGCTGATGTCAGAAGGCGTGTGAAGGGACGGTTTGTCAAGGCTGGTGATGCTTATGACTATGATCCACTCCCAACCAGAAGCTATTGA